Part of the Candidatus Omnitrophota bacterium genome, AAGGGCGACGACGGCCAGGCCTACAATGTCGGGAGCGGCATGGAGAAAAAAAATATTGATGTGGTCAGGGGCATTCTTGACGCGCTCGGAAAGCCGGATCGGCTCATAGAGTTTGTGAAAGACAGGCCCGGCCACGATATAAGATATGCGCTGTCCGTCGCAAAAATAAGGCAAAAGCTCCGCTGGAAGGCGGGGACGGCCTTCGCCGAGGGGCTGAAAAAAACCGTTGACTGGTATGTAAAAAACACAAAGTGGACAGCGCGCGTTCTGACGGAAGAAAAAAAGACGGGGAGATCAAAATGAACAACAATCAAAAAAAATCGCGTTTCTGGTTTTATGCCAGCGTCGCCGTGGTGGCCTTTTTTGCCCTGAAGTTTGCCGCTAATCACGTCAGGGGAAACGATTTTAAAGCCTCTTTCGTCGCGGAAGCTCATGCGCAGGACGCCTCAGCTAAAACGGCATCGAGCCCTGCTTCTTCGGAAATCGGCACGAGCAGGAACCTGGATACGCCGCTGGGCTTGCGGCTTTTAAGTTTTTTCGGCATTTTCGTGCTTCTACTGATAAGCTACGCGATGTCGGTTGACAGGAAAAACATAAACTGGCGGCCGGTGATATGGGGGATAGCCCTCCAACTGATCTTCGGCCTCATAGTCCTGTCTGATACCGTCGGCTATTTTTTCTTCAATGTCGTCGATTACAGCGTCAACATCCTCCTTTCTTTCAGCGAGGAGGGTGCGGCTTTTGTTTTCGGCAAACTCGCTTACGGCCCGGGAAATCCCAGGGGGCTTAATGAGGGGATGTTTTTCTTTTTCTCGGTTCTGCCGACAATTGTTTTTTTCTCCTCTCTTATGACTATCCTTTATCATCTTGGGGTCATGCAGTTTATAGTCGAGAAGATAGCCCATGTGATGCAGAAGACGATGAAGACTTCCGGATCCGAGACCCTGTCGGCGGCGGCGAACATATTCGTCGGCCAGACGGAAGCGCCTCTTGTCATTAAGCCGTTTATAAAAAACATGACGACCAGTGAGCTCCACGCGGTCATGACGGGAGGTTTTGCAACGGTGGCCGGAGGCGTGATGGCGGCGTATGTGCTTTTTCTGAAAGATTATATTCCAAACATTGCGGGGCATCTCGTCACGGCGAGCATAATGAGCGCGCCGGCGGCGCTTGCCGTCTCAAAAATAGTGTACCCCCAGACAGAACATTCGGAAACGACGGGAGAAACGAAAATAGAGGTTGAAAAGCCCGATGCCAATGTTATAGAGGCCGCCGCGCGCGGCGCTTCCGAGGGCATGACCCTTATGCTCAATGTCGCGGCAATGCTCATGGCTTTTGTCGGCATGATAGCGATGGTCAATTTCGGGCTGGAAAAATTCTGTGATTTGACCAGCAGTATGGTCGGCAGGAATCCTTATAAACTGGTTCTCGATGAGGCCGCGGCCAAAAATATAAAGCAGGGCGACACAATAAGCATCAACAACGGGATAATGACTTTTGAGTACAATGTGAAGGAAACGCGGAGTAAGAGCGTTATCATAAAAGAAAGGCTTTCCTCGACTTACAAAAGCAGCCCATACACCGTCCGCCGCGGCGGCAAACTTCTTTTCAGAGGTACGGACGCCAAAGGTTCCAAGCCGCTGTTTTTTCTGAATCTCTCCATCCTTTTCGGCCTGATATTTTCTCCGATAGCATGGACGATGGGCGTGCCGTGGAGAGAGGCCGCGGTGGTGGGAAGGCTCCTCGGCGAGAAGCTCATTCTCACGGAATTCATCGCGTATCTGAATCTTGCGGGTATACTGAAGACCGGATACCAGACCTTATCGGGCGAGGTGATAATGCTCTCGCAGCGTTCGGCGGTGATAGCGTCCTACGCGCTGTGCGGTTTCGCGAATTTCGCTTCCATAGGGATACAGATAGGCGGTATAGGCGGCATCGCCCCGAACAAAAGAGCGGCGCTTGCCAAAATAGGGATCAGGGCGATGTTTGCCGGAGCCATAGCCGCCTGCATGACCGGCACGGTCGCCGGAATACTGATGTAAGTCAATGGGGACGGTTCCTAATGCTGCATTAGGAACCGTCCCCAATACCCAATGATTGACACGCATTGTCATCTCACTGACAAAAAATTCGCGTCCGACAGAGACGCTGTGATATCCCGCGCCCGTGAGGCCGGAGTGAAAAGGATGATATGCGTTCTCACCGAGTTCGCGCCTGAAGATATATCGCTGTTCAATGACTTGATATCAAGAGACGGCATCTGGGGCGCCGCCGGCTGTCATCCGCACGAGGCGGATGAATACGAAAAAATAAAGGGCATTCTGACCGGGCTTCTGGAAAATAAAAAAATCGTCGCTCTCGGCGAGATTGGCCTTGATTATTTCTATGAGTATTCTCCCCGTAAAATCCAGATAGATGTTTTTGAGAGGCAGCTCCAGATGGCGAAAGAAAAAAAACTTCCCGTTATCGTGCATTGCCGCGAGGCCCGGGATGATTGCGCGGCAGTCCTTAAAAATTTCAGGGATGTCAAAACGCTCCTTCATTGTTTTTCGGGCGACAGCGCTCAACTGGAATACTGGCTTGAGCAGGGTTATTTTGTCTCTTTCGCGGGACAGGTCACATTCAAAAATGCCGGAGCTTTGAGGGAAACCGCTTTGAAGATGCCGCTTGACCGGCTGCTTTTAGAGACGGACGCGCCGTATCTGGCGCCCCAGCCGGTGCGGGGAAAGAGGAACGAGCCGGCCTATGTAAAACACACTTATGAAATGGCCGCTGAAATTATGGGCATTGGCACGGCGGAGTTTTCCAAAGCTGTTGATAAAAATGTCCGCGCCTTTTTTGGTGTGTAGGTAAATTGCTATAATGGCGCATGTAAGTGCGCTGTGAATTTGGGGGGATGATATGATAAAAGTGGTTTTAGTGTTATGCGCTGTGTTTTTAAATTCATGCGCGGGGACGAGCTATATAACGCCGGACACGGTGACAAAGTATGATTCAAAATTCAGCGATACCGACCTGAAAATGATGTCGTCTTACATGGCGGAATCACTGAAAAATTCGGATGTTATTAAGGGTGCGGAAAAAAAGGCGCTGGGTATTCTGCATATTAAAAACAAAACCAGCGAGCACATAAACAGCGACGGCATCGCGGATAAACTTATGGTCAATCTTCTGAAAACCGGTAAAGTCAAATTTGCCGACAGGGAGAACCTGAAAGAGCTCATAGAGGAACAGCGTTTGAGCGCCCTGGGTATGGTGGACGAGTCTAAGGCGAAGGAAATCGGAAAGCTTTATGGTATAGATTATTTTTTATCGGGTTTCATAGAATCAATTGAGAAGAGGTCATCACGGAGTGAATTGACATATTACCGTCTGAGTTTGAAACTCACGGATGTTGAGACGGGTGAGATTGTGTGGGCGGATGAAATGGAGCTTAAAAAAAAGAGCAGTACTCATATAATGGACTGGTGAAAATAAAAAAATGCGCACAGCAGAAGAGAAATTAAAAATTCGCGGCGCCAAGGTTTTTGTCTGTCTGGCAGGTCTTGTTTTCCTCGGCTCGTGCGGCGGTCCGCTCCAATATACAAAAAACGGCGATTTGCATTATTCGCGGGGAGAATATGAGCGGGCTGCGGCGGAATACAGGAAAAATATCAAATATTATGAGAGCATAAATTATCCGCTTTATATGCTGAATCTCGCCGTGGCCAATTACAGGGCGGGTTTGTTGGATGAGTCTGAAAGAGCATTTTTGACGGCTTTGAAACTTTCGCGCGGCGAGAATTTGAGCGCGCTTGAGAAAAATTTCGGTTTTCTCGCGCCGAAGTCGGAGGAAAGTTATCGTCTCAGGAATTATGAGGAAGTCATGGCGCATTTTTATCTTGCTCTGATATATGTCAGGACGAACAAACTGGATAAGGCAATAGTGGAATTTAAAAAGATAAATCTCATTGATCCTGAATATCCGCTCATGCGTTATATTATGGGGAAAAGTTATCAGCTTGACGGTAAGACGGAGGAAGCGGAAATAGAATTTCGTCTGACTAACAGATACAGAAAAGAATTTCCATACTCATATTTTGACAGGATTGAATTTTACGAGAGAAGCGGCATGAGCGGGGAAGCCGCGGGAGCGCTGAAAAAATATCTTGCGGCGGACGGCGGAAGCAGGCTCGCTGAAAAAGTGTCGGAAAGAGCTTTTGATTTTAGCGGGAGTGGCGAGTTAATAGTGCTTCTGGAACCGGAAAACCATGTTGAAAAGATTAAGAAAAAAAACAGAGGCTCATATTTTTATAAGATTTATATTGACGGGGAATATTACGGCAAGTCGCACATCATAGAGGATATAGATTTGCAGAAGACGAAAAAACGAATAAGTAAAATGTTAAAAAGCGCGCTGAAGGATGCGGCGCGGTCAATGATTATAGAAAAAGTGTTTGGCGGCACGGCTTCGGATAATGTTGAGAGAAGGGAATGGGAAAAGATTCCGGGAATTGTACACATATTTAAAACGCATTTACCGACGGGCAGTTACAAGATGAAAGCGGTTCTTTATTTTAAGGAAATTGAAATCAGCGAAGCGGAAAGAACCGTTGAAATAAAGGAAAGCGGAGTTAGATTTGTGTCGTTTTAAAGCGCGCGGGTTTTAATAACCGAGGGGGGAAAATGAAAAAAATGTTTTGTTATTGTGCGGCGGCCATTATTTTGACAATTGGCCATGGTATTTTCGCTTATGAAGCGGAAGCCGAATCAAGTGTTGTCACGACAGATTCTGTTATCTGGCAGCAGACGAGTGTGGATACGATAGAGCCGACGCCGGATGCGGAAGAAACCGCGGTGGCGGAGGGTGTGGAAATGGGGATGCATATGATTATTGCGGACAAGACGAAAGTCGTTATTATTCCTCTTTCATATATTCTGCCGATAGATGTGATCGGCGGGAAGCTCTCACTCGGAGCCGGAATTCCATGGATACAGAAAACCAGCGCGGTAGATGAAACCAAATCAGGATTAGGGGATATTTCCCTTAAAGCCACGCATGACTACGGCGACGAAGTGTATTTCAGGAGAATATTTTCGGTTATCGTGAAACTGCCCACAGGGGATGAAGCCGCAAAATTCTCCGACGGTTCCTCCGCTCCTTTGGGAAAAGGGAGTCTTGATTACGCTTTCGCTTTTTCAGGAATCAGAAGGATGGGCACTTTCCGGCTTATAGGAAACGCGGGCTACAGATTTAACGGAGAATTTAAGGACACTGTCAATAATTTAACGAAAAAGTATGGCAATGTTATGAATCTGCTTGCGGGAACGGAGTATAAGCTGAATTCACAGTTGTTTCCCTTTGTTTATGTGAGAATGGTTGAAACAGGTGAGTCGGAAACGGTATGGACGGGATGGTTATCGAAAAATCAGGATGATGTAAAGGCAATAGACCTTATTACCGGCGCTAGATATAAAGTTCTTGGAAGTATCAGTTTAAGCGGCGCTTTGGAATTTCCTGTTTCCAGAAAATATCACGCCGGCGTCGTGGAGCCGCCGAACAAGGTCACCCTGACTTTGAAAGCGAATTATAAATTTTAGGCTCTATCCGAAATCGGCTTGTCTGCCGGTAGGACGACCACAAGCCCACCTGCTCCGCCAACAGGCACGGTCTGCCGTTTTTTTCTGCGTGTTGTAAGCATCAGGCTGATTTTGTAGACTTGCTTTGTAAACAAATGTATAAAATAGCGGCAGCTTTATCTTTGATTATGTTTCTGGGATGTTCCGCTTCGGAAACACCCGTAAGCGCTCCTGAAATGACAGTCAGTTTTCTGCCTGTAGGGGGATATGCCGCGGTTTTTTCTCTTCCCTGCGGCGGAACAATGCTTGTGGACACGGGTGACGCGGGGCATGCCGGGCAACTTGTTAAAAGTGTTCGCGCTCAGATGCTGGGCGATCAGTTTGTGTATCGTTTCCTTTTATTTTTCGGATGGCAGCCGAGACTTGACTGGCTGGTCATCAGCGATTTTTCTCCGGAGAGAACCGGGGGTCTCAGGGAAATACTGGAAAATTTCCGGGTTTGGAAAATTTATCTGCCGTATGAGCTAAACAATCTGTTGATCGTCCAGTCGGATAGGATAAACAATTTAAGATTTCTTTTGGGGATGACGGGCAGGCCGCTGCTTTCGCTTTCATGCGTCGACGGCATTGAACTTTACCAGGACAAAACCGGAATGAAATTTTTTGTGCTCAGGCCGGTGAAACCTCAAAAATCTGTTTTAGATTCATCGTTTTGCGCAAGGCTGGTTTACGGCGGTATGAGGTTTCTTTTAAGTTCCGCCCTGACTGAAAAAGATCAGGAACGTCTCTGCTCTTATATGGCGGAAGAGATTAACGCCGATGTGAGTTATCTGCACGATAATATCAGCGGCCGGTTCCTTGATATGGTTGCTCCGGTGAGAGAAATTCGCAGGGGAGAAGACGCCCGTTTTATTACCGACGGCACTGTTTTGGAAAAAATATAAACGGAGGAAATTTGATTATGAAATACAAAAGATCCATTCTGAATGTCCTGTTTAATGTGTCGGGCGCCAAAAGATATCTGGCGCTGCTCGCCGGTACGATTCTAATTTTTGTTTTACTGTTAGGGGTTACCAACTTTATTTTTATTAAATCACTTCAGCTTGGGCCTTTCGCGGAAATTCATCTGGCGCGCGGAATCAATCTGATTTTTATTTTGTGGCTGGCGGAATCAATTCTTCTTATTGGGCTTTCCGGCTGGCTGTCTCTTGTGCTGTCAAGAAAGATTGCGGGGCCGATAAAGCGTCTGGAGCGGGTTCTTGACGAGATAATCGGCGGGAAAAACAGCAGACTTGTTCTCCGCGACGGGGATGCTTTGTTTGGTTTGGCGGAACGGATTAATATTTTGCTTGAAAAATATGAGGCCGGAAAAGGTTCCGGT contains:
- a CDS encoding tetratricopeptide repeat protein, with amino-acid sequence MRTAEEKLKIRGAKVFVCLAGLVFLGSCGGPLQYTKNGDLHYSRGEYERAAAEYRKNIKYYESINYPLYMLNLAVANYRAGLLDESERAFLTALKLSRGENLSALEKNFGFLAPKSEESYRLRNYEEVMAHFYLALIYVRTNKLDKAIVEFKKINLIDPEYPLMRYIMGKSYQLDGKTEEAEIEFRLTNRYRKEFPYSYFDRIEFYERSGMSGEAAGALKKYLAADGGSRLAEKVSERAFDFSGSGELIVLLEPENHVEKIKKKNRGSYFYKIYIDGEYYGKSHIIEDIDLQKTKKRISKMLKSALKDAARSMIIEKVFGGTASDNVERREWEKIPGIVHIFKTHLPTGSYKMKAVLYFKEIEISEAERTVEIKESGVRFVSF
- the lpoB gene encoding penicillin-binding protein activator LpoB translates to MIKVVLVLCAVFLNSCAGTSYITPDTVTKYDSKFSDTDLKMMSSYMAESLKNSDVIKGAEKKALGILHIKNKTSEHINSDGIADKLMVNLLKTGKVKFADRENLKELIEEQRLSALGMVDESKAKEIGKLYGIDYFLSGFIESIEKRSSRSELTYYRLSLKLTDVETGEIVWADEMELKKKSSTHIMDW
- a CDS encoding TatD family deoxyribonuclease — protein: MIDTHCHLTDKKFASDRDAVISRAREAGVKRMICVLTEFAPEDISLFNDLISRDGIWGAAGCHPHEADEYEKIKGILTGLLENKKIVALGEIGLDYFYEYSPRKIQIDVFERQLQMAKEKKLPVIVHCREARDDCAAVLKNFRDVKTLLHCFSGDSAQLEYWLEQGYFVSFAGQVTFKNAGALRETALKMPLDRLLLETDAPYLAPQPVRGKRNEPAYVKHTYEMAAEIMGIGTAEFSKAVDKNVRAFFGV